The following coding sequences are from one Capsicum annuum cultivar UCD-10X-F1 chromosome 3, UCD10Xv1.1, whole genome shotgun sequence window:
- the LOC107862559 gene encoding cell division cycle protein 48 homolog, producing the protein MADPTSSTSDQKNNKKDFSTAILERKKSPNRLIVDEAINDDNSVVSMHPTKMEELQLFRGDTVLLKGKKRKDTVCVVLADEQGEEPKVRLNKVVRANLGVRLGDVVSIHPCPDVKYAKRVHVLPIDDTIEGMTGNLFDAYLKPYFLESYRPVRKGDLFVVRGGMRSVEFKVVETDPGEYCIVAPDTEIFCEGEPIKREDEERLNEVGYDDVGGMRKQMAQIRELVELPLRHPQLFKSIGVKPPKGILLYGPPGSGKTLIGRAVANETGAFFFLINGPEIMSKLAGESEGNLRKAFEEAEKNAPSIIFIDELDSIAPKREKTHGEVERRIVSQLLTLMDGLKSRSHVIVMGATNRPNSIDPALRRFGRFDREIDINVPDEVGRLEILRIHTKNMKLDDNVDLERVARDTHGYVGADLAALCTEAALQCIREKMDVIDLEDENIDAEVLNSMAVTNEHFQTALGASNPSALRETVVEVPNTSWEDIGGLENVKRELQETVQYPVEHPEKFEKFGMSPSKGVLFYGPPGCGKTLLAKAIANECQANFISVKGPELLTMWFGESEANVREIFDKARQSAPCVLFFDELDSIATQRGNSVGDAGGAADRVLNQLLTEMDGMSAKKTVFIIGATNRPDIIDPALLRPGRLDQLIYIPLPDEASRLQIFKACLRKSPVAKDVNLAALARYAHGFSGADITEICQRACKYAIRENIEKDIERERKRSKNPEAMDEDDTDEVAEIKAAHFEESMKYARRSVSDADIRKYQLFAQTLQQSRGLGTEFKFAEHAANATETGATADPFASANAARDDDDDLYS; encoded by the exons ATGGCCGATCCAACTTCTTCCACTTCCGACCA GAAAAACAATAAAAAGGATTTTTCGACAGCAATTTTGGAGAGAAAGAAATCGCCTAATCGTCTTATTGTTGATGAGGCCATAAATGATGATAATTCAGTGGTGTCTATGCACCCTACTAAAATGGAAGAGCTCCAACTCTTTCGAGGAGATACTGTCTTGCTTAAG GGTAAAAAGAGAAAGGACACTGTTTGTGTGGTCCTTGCAGATGAACAAGGTGAAGAACCTAAGGTTAGATTGAACAAAGTTGTTCGAGCTAATCTTGGGGTTCGTCTTGGGGATGTTGTGTCCATACACCCGTGTCCTGATGTTAAGTATGCGAAGCGTGTTCACGTTCTTCCAATTGATGACACAATCGAGGGCATGACTGGCAACCTGTTTGATGCCTACTTGAAGC CATACTTCTTGGAGTCCTACCGCCCTGTGAGGAAAGGGGATCTCTTCGTAGTCCGAGGTGGTATGCGCAGTGTTGAATTTAAAGTGGTTGAGACGGATCCTGGAGAATATTGTATTGTTGCACCTGATACAGAAATATTTTGTGAGGGAGAACCAATCAAGCGCGAAGATGAGGAGAGACTAAATGAAGTTGGATATGATGATGTTGGGGGTATGAGGAAGCAAATGGCTCAGATTCGTGAGCTGGTTGAACTCCCTTTGAGGCATCCACAGTTGTTCAAGTCAATTGGTGTGAAACCACCAAAAGGTATTCTCCTGTATGGTCCTCCCGGATCGGGGAAAACCCTCATTGGAAGAGCTGTGGCAAATGAGACTGGtgcatttttctttttgattaatGGGCCTGAAATAATGTCCAAATTGGCTGGTGAGAGTGAGGGTAACTTGCGGAAGGCATTTGAGGAAGCCGAAAAGAATGCACCATCTATCATATTTATTGATGAGTTAGACTCAATTGCTCCAAAGAGAGAAAAGACACACGGTGAAGTCGAGCGGCGCATAGTTTCCCAACTTCTGACATTAATGGATGGGCTCAAGTCTCGATCTCATGTGATTGTCATGGGGGCCACCAACAGACCAAACAGCATTGATCCTGCTCTCAGGAGATTTGGAAGATTTGATCGGGAGATTGACATTAATGTACCAGATGAAGTGGGGCGGCTGGAGATCCTACGGAttcatactaaaaatatgaaGCTCGATGATAAT GTTGATCTAGAGAGGGTTGCAAGAGACACACATGGTTATGTCGGAGCTGATCTTGCTGCCTTATGCACTGAGGCTGCGCTGCAGTGTATTAGGGAGAAAATGGATGTTATTGACTTGGAGGATGAGAACATTGATGCTGAAGTGTTGAATTCAATGGCTGTAACTAACGAGCATTTTCAAACTGCTTTGGGTGCTTCAAATCCATCAGCATTACGAGAAACA GTTGTGGAGGTTCCCAATACCTCTTGGGAGGATATAGGGGGACTGGAAAATGTCAAGCGGGAACTTCAAGAG ACTGTTCAGTATCCAGTTGAGCATCCCGAGAAGTTTGAGAAGTTTGGCATGTCACCCTCTAAGGGGGTACTTTTCTACGGACCTCCTGGTTGTGGCAAAACTTTGCTTGCCAAAGCTATTGCAAATGAGTGTCAAGCTAACTTTATAAGTGTGAAAGGTCCGGAGTTGCTTACGATGTGGTTTGGAGAAAGTGAAGCAAATGTTAGGGAAATATTTGACAAGGCACGACAGTCTGCTCCATGTGTACTGTTCTTTGATGAACTCGATTCCATTGCTACGCAG AGGGGGAACTCTGTGGGAGATGCTGGTGGTGCTGCTGATAGAGTGCTCAATCAATTGTTGACGGAGATGGATGGAATGTCAGCAAAGAAAACAGTTTTCATTATTGGGGCAACAAATAGGCCAGATATTATTGACCCTGCATTGCTCAGACCAGGTCGTCTAGACCAGTTAATTTACATTCCCCTCCCGGATGAAGCTTCCCGTCTTCAAATCTTCAAAGCATGTCTGCGGAAGTCCCCTGTCGCTAAGGACGTGAATCTGGCAGCTCTAGCACGGTATGCACATGGTTTTAGCGGTGCAGACATAACTGAGATTTGTCAGCGAGCATGCAAATACGCCATTAGGGAAAACATTGAAAAG GATATTGAGAGAGAGAGGAAGAGAAGCAAGAACCCTGAAGCCATGGATGAAGATGACACTGATGAAGTAGCTGAAATAAAGGCTGCACACTTTGAGGAGTCTATGAAATATGCTCGAAGAAGCGTGAGTGATGCTGATATTAGGAAGTACCAGCTTTTTGCTCAAACATTACAGCAATCACGCGGACTTGGAACTGAGTTCAAATTTGCAGAGCATGCAGCTAATGCTACAGAAACCGGGGCAACAGCTGACCCATTCGCTTCTGCTAATGCTGCTAGAGATGACGACGACGACTTGTACAGTTAA